In Stanieria sp. NIES-3757, the DNA window TAAACGATTTCAATCTTATAGTAGCCATTGACTAAATTTTAAAGAAATTTGTTGACGAATAGAAGGTAAATTATTAACAGAAAACTTTGATTCATCAGCTTAATTCTTGATAGTTAATTATTAAGTAATTTTACTCAGATATAACTAACATTTTCTCTAGCTATCGCCAAATAAGTTAATTCAAAGTTAGGATTGTATCTTCTTTACTCAAGTCAGAGATTACACTACCAAGAACAATGCCAAGTTTTTCCGCAATTACACCAAAACTACTCACTATTTTCCTGTTAATTCTTACTTTAAAAATTGATTTAGGTTTCTCTGACAAAACTAGTAATTTATCAAAAAATCAATGGTTAGAACAAATACAGACAGGAAAAGTAGTAAAAAGTCAATTTTAAACTAAAAAGCGATCGCTCTTGTACGAGCGAACCTCTCGCTTTGCTCATTATTTTGTACCTAGTGCAATAGTTACTATTGCTTAAATGAATTCTTTTTTTTTAATTCTGTTGATCGCAATCATCATTGAATATACTGGTTGTCAAATCAAGGAACATTATTTATTTAGCTGCGACTCTAAGTGTAACTAATAGCAATATAAAAGGTATCTATGTCAAAAGTTATTTTTTACGAAAAACCAGGTTGTATTAATAATGCTAAACAAAAAGCTCTACTTTGGGCTGCTCAACATCAAGTAGAAGCTCATAATTTGCTTAAAACTCCTTGGACAGTAGCAACCTTACGTCCTTTCTTTGGCAAGTTACCTGTAGCTGATTGGTTTAATTCTACTGCACCGAGAATTATATCAGGAGAAATCGTACCAGAAAATTTAGATGAAGTGACAGCCTTAGAGTTAATGATTGCCGATCCAATTTTAATTCGTTTTCCTTTGATTCAAGTGGGAGATGTTTACCAAGTCGGATTTAATCACGAAACGATTGATGCTTGGATTGGTTTAAAACAGCCAACTCTAGTTTTTGAAAAATTAGATGCTTTTCTCAGTAGAAGATAAAAACGTTGTTGAGTCGATCAATATTCTGTTAAAACTTCAACTATTTTGAGTGGGTAATTATTTGTGTCTAATTGATGAAACGTTCTAGATTATTTACGAAGAATTTAAATCTTTCCTCTAGTTAGACAAAATAGAAGTGATAATATTGTAGGCATCTTCAATAGTCCTTCATAAATTTATGAAATCGTCTATTAAAACTCCCGCATCTCTTCGTTATCTGAAAGCTCGTTTAAGACCTTTTAGTAGACCGATATTTTGGGGGTCTTTGAGTATAGTTTTTATCTTTGGTTTAGTAATTTATCAATATTGGCAAAATCCTGAATTGTTACAAACAACTTCAACCGATGTTGATACTCAACCCAATTCTAGAGAAACTGATAATTCTCCAACTCGTTCTCAATTATCTTCGGAAGACTTAGCAGTTGGCGCAGATTTAGACAATGTTGATTTTCTGTTGCAAGAATTTGAATCACAACCAAGAATTCCCTTAAATTTATCTCCCAAAAAAAATATCTCTTCAAACGGAAAAAATCAAAAAACAGTTTTTAATCAATTCAAAGAACAGCAGAAAGCAAAGTTAAATAATTCTTCTGGTTTTGAGTCTCTTTCTAATAATTCTAGTAACAATTTACCCATCAATAAATTATCGAATCAAGTTCCTCTTAATTCATCTAGTTTTAATAGTATTAGTCCATTAACGAATTATCAGGGGAATAAAAATAATCAAATTTTAGAAAATGTCATACCAAATCCTGTAGGAAAATTATATTTATCTAATCGAAATCAAAGCCTAAATAAAAACAATTTATCCCGGACAAAAATTATCAACTCCAATGATAACTTAGAAGATTATAACAATCTTAATAATTCAGGAAGAGTAATAACTCCAGGTAAGAATTTACAATCCGTTGAATCAAAGAATTCATTTAATATCAATTCACCTTCACCAATTCAACCTCTGCTGAACTATTCATCTAATTCCACAGGTACTAATAATACTACTTCCTCTAATAATTTAACTTCTCCAAAACCGACCGAAAATAATTTAATTAATTATCAATTACCTTTAGTAAATTATAGTAATAATCAATCATCTCCAGCTAATAATTATCAAGTTCAAAATCCAAATATCAAACAATTTAATCAAATTGACAATAATTCAACCAACCAAAATTTACCTTCAACTGGTTCATTACAACCTAGTTCCTTAAATAAACCTGATTTTTAATTTAACGTTTGTCACTGCAATCAAAGTCAGTTTAATCCCTTGATTTTTGTTAATTTTTGATAGACTTCAAACAAATTCAGAAGTGAGTAGAAACGTAATATATTACATTAGTATAGAAGTCAGTTTTTACCTATTATTTTTTATCTCACGATTAAATCAAATTGGTATTAATCTGAAATAAAAAAAAGAATGTGACAAATAGTTTGATTGTAGATGAAATTTAGCTAATAGCTAACAGCTAAAAAAGCTCCCAACCGTAGCAGACAGTTAAGCATTTCATATTACATTAATAATTCCTGTCGCAATCGATAAATAATTGTTTTGGAGTCGACTTGAGAAAGAATATCAGCGATTAAAGTCGAAGCACCTAAAGCTCCCCAAGTACAGCCTTGTTGTAGATAGATTTGAGCAATTTTACCGATCGCATAAGAGCCATAACCTGCGATCGCACCTTGTAAGCTAGCAGTAGTAGCAAAAGCAGCAAAAGCACCAGGACTTTCAAACGCACTGGTAAGAGCAAAACCACTTTTCCCGACACCTAAAATTAAATTACTTCCTATCTCTCCTAATAATAAAGCCCCAGAACTAGCAATAATTTTGCGCCAAATATTACCAGCTTCATAACTAGTAATTGGCAATCCGTATAATCTCGCCAAAGCACGAATTAAAGCCAAATCTGCTACAAATCCACCGAAAATATCTAATAAGACAATTGGATTAACCGCAACTACTAAAGCTTTGTACTTAGCGTATTGCCAGATAATAGCTTCCGCTTCTTCCTGTCTAATTTCTACGGTTTTCTTAGCAATCTTTAACTGAGCATCGCGAGCTTGCACTAAAGCATTCAAAGCCAAAAGCGATCGCCCTTCCCGATTGAGTATCCTTAAAATTGTTTCTTTTAATTCATCAATTTGGGGAGGAGGAGTTTCCCACTGAGTAGTAATACTACCATCGGCCGCTTCGATTCTGACTTGGATTGGTTGGGGTTTAGCTGCTACCATCACAATCTCATCAGTAGAGATCAGGTGTTCTATCGCTTCTCCGCGATTAACTGCATTTTGTTGTTGTAGTTGTTGATAAATTTCTTCTCTGTCTTTTTGTGGATAAAGATCGACCTTATTAAAAACAAGAATTAAAGGTTTTTGACTACGACGTAATTGACATAAAGCCTTGTATTCCGTACGAGTTATGTCTCCAGCTACCACAAATAAAATTAAATCAGATCTTTGGGCTACTTCCTCAGCCATTTGAGTTCGTTGTTCGCCTTCAATTTCATCCAAACCAGGAGTATCAATAAACTCAACCTGTACTTTCCCACTAGGAGGAGTCCAGCGCAAAGATTTAGGCCAAGTAGTTACACCGTGAATGGGTCCAGTTTCCAGGATTTCTTGTCCTAACAAAGCATTAATAACTGAAGACTTGCCACAACTTACTAAACCAAAAGCCGAAATCCGAATTACTGTTTGATCGAGTCGATCTAATGCTCCTTTTAAAGACTGTAAATCCTTTCTAACGGCTGCTTGTAATTCTGGATTGGGGGGATAGTTCCAATGACGGCGAAAGCTAGTATACCAAGAAATAGCTTGTTGTAAGCTAGCACGGGCTTGATTAAAGTGGGTTTCTTGAGCGGAAGAAGTTTTAGTCATCTAGGATGATAGATAATTTTCTGTAGACACAGTTTAAACAAACTTCGATGAAAATTTCCAGAAGAAAAATATTGAGAAGATACTATTGATCGAGCTTCCCTACTTTTATTGGTTGATAATTTTATTTTGAGTCAAATCTTCTGAAATTAGGGTGATAATCTTTCTATCTGCCAAACACCTTCTGGTTGAAGACTATACCTTAAGCGGTCATGAAGACGATTAGGACGACCTTGCCAAAATTCGATTGTTTCTGGTATGACTCGAAAACCGCCCCAGTGAGGAGGACGAGGAATAGGTTGTTCTTGATATTGTTCAGCTAGATCGGCTAATTTGCGATCAAGTACTTGACGAGTTGGGATTACTTGACTTTGATCGGAAGCCCAAGCACCTAGTCGGGAATCGGCGGGACGACTGTGAAAATAAGCATCAGATTCTTCGGGACTTACCTTTTCTACCCTTCCTTCAATTCTAACTTGTCGTTCCAATTCGCCCCACCAAAATACCAAAGCAGCCCAATTATTTGTCGTTAATTCTCTACCTTTATGACTCTGATAATTCGTATAAAACACAAAACCCCTTTCATCAAAACCTTTAAGTAAAACAATCCGTGCCGAAGGTTTCCCATCAGGAGTAGCTGTAGCTAGAGTCATAGCATTAGGTTCGAGTAGTTGTGCTTCTACTGCTTGTTTAAACCAAACTGAGAACTGTGCGATCGCATTAGGATCAATATCGCTTTGATCTAGTCCTGCAAGAGTATAATTTTGACGCAAATCAGCAACAGACAAATTCATAGAGTTTTATTCCGCCATTAAAATCGAACAAGCTCTAATTCAAGAGCCAGCTTTATTTTATTAGGCTAGGATTCAATTTATAGCTTTTTCACTCTATCTAATTTAGTTGGGCGAAAGTATTGTTGCTGATTTTTTAGCAATTGACAAACTTTTTAAACAGCAAAGCTTGGCTGAGAACTAAGCATCACTCAGCTAGATATTAGATAATATAGTCTGTTTCTAACCAATCATAAATGCGGTCTAATTCTTCCAGAGTTACTAAACCATATTGCCACAAAATCATTGGTAACGGGCCGAGATTTTGCTGGGCAGTTTTTTGGACAGTTTGAATAGAATCAGAGGATAAAGCTAATTCTTCTTTAAGAAATTTAATAAATCTGTTGTAGATGGCAGGTGTCATATTTTTCACCTCCTAAATTCATAAAAGTTAACTTAATTACATTTCTGTTGAAGCAACAGTTTTAAATTTAATTTTCTTATTGTTGATGTTAAAAGATAATTTGCCAGTGCTGCTAATCACAAAGAGACAAATTTTAAATAGTTTTCATATAAGATACTAATAATTTAAAGATTGGGCTTCTATCGAAAGTCATCAAAAAAACATTGACTATGTTGGGCTTAAGATAGATGTGAACGCTTTTATCATGCCATTAATGGGGTAAATTTTTCCATTATTCACCTTTTCAATGTCGCTTAATTGATGGTTGGTTTTAGTCGCCTATCCTCTTAGGCTAAAAATTTAATTAACAAACACAAAAAAAAGTTTGATCATTGAGTCTAATTTGAATCATAAAAAATAAGACCTCGGTGACTAGAATGTTTTGTGAACAAAATTTTAGTCGAGGACTTAAATTCAATGGCTAAATTCCAGATTAGTCAATTTTTGCCCAATAATTCAGGAAGGCTATCGAAGAATATTTAGGTAATTTTAAAGCATAATCTGATAATTTGCACAAATTTTTTAGACAATTTTTTAAGATTTTAATGAGGAACAAAAAAATTAAACCTTTTATTTCTTGAACTATAGCACTACGGGAAAATATTAGGACATTATGTTTTTGCCTTGTTCCTGTTCCCTATTCCCTTTCAATCAATATCTTTTGTCCTAATCAAAAAGCGTACTGCTATAGTTTTTCTGATTATCTATTTTTTAAGCAATTAAAGCTGAAATTTTGCCTGAAAAAAAGTTTTTATATTCAATTAACTCAGGTTCTTAACTTGATTTCATCCTGATTACTATGGTGTAGGTAACTTCTGCAAATAATCAAGAAAAGCTAATAATTCCTCATCATTAAGATGGAGACGCGATTTTTTGCCATAATGGGCTTTGAGAAATTCTTTACCAATTTCTTTTGTCCAACCTAAACGCTTCATTTCTCGGTCAGTTTGATCGATGATTTCATTAAAGGTAATTTCTACTACTTCTGAATCATTGTCAGAAGATACGGGTGCAATTTGTTGCTCAAAATCATTATCTGCTGGTAAGTCA includes these proteins:
- a CDS encoding pyridoxamine 5'-phosphate oxidase, translating into MNLSVADLRQNYTLAGLDQSDIDPNAIAQFSVWFKQAVEAQLLEPNAMTLATATPDGKPSARIVLLKGFDERGFVFYTNYQSHKGRELTTNNWAALVFWWGELERQVRIEGRVEKVSPEESDAYFHSRPADSRLGAWASDQSQVIPTRQVLDRKLADLAEQYQEQPIPRPPHWGGFRVIPETIEFWQGRPNRLHDRLRYSLQPEGVWQIERLSP
- a CDS encoding nitrogenase-associated protein, encoding MSKVIFYEKPGCINNAKQKALLWAAQHQVEAHNLLKTPWTVATLRPFFGKLPVADWFNSTAPRIISGEIVPENLDEVTALELMIADPILIRFPLIQVGDVYQVGFNHETIDAWIGLKQPTLVFEKLDAFLSRR
- a CDS encoding small GTP-binding protein, encoding MTKTSSAQETHFNQARASLQQAISWYTSFRRHWNYPPNPELQAAVRKDLQSLKGALDRLDQTVIRISAFGLVSCGKSSVINALLGQEILETGPIHGVTTWPKSLRWTPPSGKVQVEFIDTPGLDEIEGEQRTQMAEEVAQRSDLILFVVAGDITRTEYKALCQLRRSQKPLILVFNKVDLYPQKDREEIYQQLQQQNAVNRGEAIEHLISTDEIVMVAAKPQPIQVRIEAADGSITTQWETPPPQIDELKETILRILNREGRSLLALNALVQARDAQLKIAKKTVEIRQEEAEAIIWQYAKYKALVVAVNPIVLLDIFGGFVADLALIRALARLYGLPITSYEAGNIWRKIIASSGALLLGEIGSNLILGVGKSGFALTSAFESPGAFAAFATTASLQGAIAGYGSYAIGKIAQIYLQQGCTWGALGASTLIADILSQVDSKTIIYRLRQELLM